A genomic stretch from Desulfohalobium retbaense DSM 5692 includes:
- a CDS encoding FUSC family protein: MDFSDTSRVHLRHGVKTGLAATLAYLATLVLGLKFGYWAVLSTVIVMQMNVADSIRMCRYRFFGTALGAVLGIGAILVFPVQPFWTAMAVFITTGFCAYMTRYDVRYRMAAITVCIVVLASIGEPNRVVFSLYRVLEIGIGVFCAFAVTVLVWPRRAGQDLRRRLNAQFEVAAREVQLLTHTFVSGGSLPGTNRIEALESEAAELRELLDKVMRHERRLYNEDTARLNRNVSTLSRCAENLRSMHTILRAEPGAPPDIMQDELRELAAAAGAVVEARHNVPPEDLRRLERAIAAAEQQMHLLRGQGATRTYYLEEVLRFFSFYYALMRFGKDGLDCRH, encoded by the coding sequence ATGGATTTTTCCGATACCTCCCGGGTTCATCTCCGTCACGGGGTGAAGACCGGTCTGGCCGCGACGTTGGCCTATCTGGCGACCCTCGTTCTCGGACTCAAGTTCGGTTACTGGGCCGTTCTCTCCACGGTCATCGTCATGCAGATGAATGTGGCCGACTCCATCCGCATGTGCCGTTACCGTTTTTTCGGCACCGCCCTTGGCGCCGTGCTCGGTATCGGTGCTATTCTCGTTTTTCCAGTCCAGCCCTTTTGGACCGCGATGGCGGTGTTCATCACCACCGGCTTCTGCGCTTACATGACCCGGTACGACGTGCGCTACCGTATGGCTGCAATTACGGTCTGCATCGTGGTCCTGGCCAGTATCGGGGAGCCGAACCGGGTTGTGTTCAGCCTGTATCGGGTCTTGGAAATCGGCATCGGGGTCTTCTGCGCTTTTGCGGTCACGGTGTTGGTCTGGCCGCGGCGGGCGGGACAGGATCTGCGCCGGCGGCTGAACGCCCAGTTCGAGGTCGCGGCGCGGGAGGTGCAGCTTTTGACGCACACGTTTGTCAGCGGAGGATCACTCCCTGGTACCAACCGGATTGAGGCCCTGGAGAGCGAAGCTGCTGAGTTGCGGGAACTGCTGGACAAGGTCATGCGTCACGAGCGGCGGCTGTACAATGAAGACACGGCCCGGCTGAACCGCAACGTGTCGACCCTGTCACGCTGCGCCGAGAATCTGCGATCCATGCATACGATTTTGCGGGCCGAGCCAGGAGCGCCGCCGGACATCATGCAGGATGAACTCCGCGAGCTTGCCGCTGCTGCCGGGGCAGTGGTCGAAGCGCGGCACAACGTGCCCCCGGAAGACCTGCGCCGTCTGGAGCGAGCCATCGCTGCCGCTGAGCAACAGATGCATCTCCTGCGCGGCCAAGGCGCCACCCGGACGTATTATCTCGAAGAGGTCCTGCGCTTTTTTTCCTTTTATTATGCTTTGATGCGATTCGGAAAAGACGGGCTGGATTGCAGACATTAA
- a CDS encoding PAS domain-containing protein, whose amino-acid sequence MSEEYATDDRIRELEAELAAAKKRLAALEKRQESDAPPAMLQDVLDGIDMDIHITDSHEGTILMANARMYTTYSGTIVGRHCWDVIRNANSPCPGCMVEQLDDPKVPSVRWEDYNLAAGGWFEHIARRITWQDGRPAVLHISRNTTEAHETARAYRRSERKYRRMNRLLRLMADNVPDLIWAKDLDDQYLFANKAICKQLLRCSDPELPLGKTDLYFAERERRWGHDHTFGEICIDSDQVVKANRKSGRFLEDGKVRGRYLVLDVHKAPFFDEDGAMIGTVGAAREVTEEIQRQQELDDIQSKYRLILENCNDGIGVNGPDGFFRWVNPSLCRICGFSEQELLKHRTTTFVDPRDQNWVWDYFRQRLDPEQPDPEQVYPFRIVRKDGVVRWLQASVVKIEWNDRPAALVFYTDITGRYPHLD is encoded by the coding sequence ATGTCCGAAGAGTACGCTACAGACGACCGCATCCGGGAATTGGAAGCTGAGTTGGCCGCGGCCAAGAAACGCCTTGCCGCATTGGAAAAGCGGCAGGAATCCGACGCCCCGCCGGCCATGCTCCAGGACGTCCTGGACGGCATCGATATGGATATCCATATCACCGATAGTCACGAGGGCACCATTCTCATGGCCAATGCCCGGATGTACACGACCTATTCGGGGACCATCGTCGGCCGCCATTGCTGGGATGTCATTCGCAACGCGAATTCGCCTTGCCCGGGGTGCATGGTCGAGCAGTTGGATGACCCAAAGGTCCCGTCAGTGCGCTGGGAAGATTACAATCTCGCCGCCGGCGGCTGGTTCGAGCACATCGCCCGCCGCATCACTTGGCAGGACGGCCGTCCGGCGGTCCTGCACATTTCCCGGAACACAACTGAGGCCCACGAAACAGCTCGGGCCTATCGACGCAGTGAGCGCAAATACCGGCGGATGAACCGGCTCTTGCGGCTCATGGCCGACAACGTCCCGGACCTGATCTGGGCCAAGGATCTGGACGACCAATATTTGTTCGCCAACAAGGCCATTTGTAAGCAATTGCTGCGTTGCTCAGACCCTGAATTGCCCCTTGGCAAAACGGATCTGTATTTCGCTGAGCGCGAGCGTCGCTGGGGTCACGACCACACCTTTGGTGAGATCTGTATCGACTCGGACCAAGTGGTCAAGGCCAACCGCAAAAGCGGCCGCTTCCTGGAAGACGGGAAGGTCCGCGGCCGATACTTGGTGCTCGATGTTCATAAGGCGCCGTTTTTCGACGAAGATGGAGCCATGATCGGCACCGTGGGCGCGGCACGGGAGGTGACCGAGGAGATCCAGCGCCAGCAGGAACTCGACGACATTCAGAGCAAGTACCGTCTCATCCTCGAAAACTGCAACGACGGCATTGGCGTCAACGGTCCCGACGGCTTCTTTCGCTGGGTTAACCCCAGCCTGTGCCGTATTTGTGGGTTCTCTGAACAGGAACTGCTCAAGCACAGGACAACCACTTTCGTCGACCCGCGGGACCAAAACTGGGTCTGGGACTATTTCCGGCAACGACTCGATCCCGAGCAACCCGATCCGGAGCAGGTCTATCCCTTTCGTATCGTGCGCAAAGATGGGGTCGTCCGTTGGCTCCAGGCCTCGGTGGTCAAGATTGAGTGGAACGATCGGCCTGCCGCGTTGGTTTTTTATACCGACATCACAGGTCGGTATCCTCATCTGGACTGA